Proteins encoded within one genomic window of Pedosphaera parvula Ellin514:
- the trpB gene encoding tryptophan synthase subunit beta produces MSAIATSSVPDKQGHFGPYGGRYVPETLMHPLQELEAEYFRSQTDPEFQKELQYYLREFVGRPTPLYHAERLTRELGGAKIYLKREDLLHTGAHKINNAMGQILLAKRMGKTRIIAETGAGQHGVATATVSAMFGMKCVIYMGEVDCERQMLNVFRMKMLGAEVVPVKAGQRTLKEAVNEAMRDWVTNVRNTHYILGTAYGAHPYPLMVRNFQRIIGDEARRQILEQEERLPDLLVACVGGGSNAIGLFYPFLEDSSVKMVGVEAGGLGIEPEKHAARFQGGSLGVLQGTRSYILQDEHGQIQLTHSVSAGLDYAAVGPEHAWLRDQKRVEYSYATDEKALEAFMKLARLEGIIPALESSHAIAEVIQRAPKMRKDEIIIANLSGRGDKDVAQVATKVGLEMPK; encoded by the coding sequence ATGAGTGCCATTGCCACTTCGTCGGTTCCTGATAAGCAGGGTCATTTCGGTCCGTACGGCGGACGTTATGTGCCTGAGACTCTCATGCACCCGCTGCAGGAGTTGGAGGCGGAATATTTCCGCAGCCAGACTGATCCTGAATTTCAGAAGGAACTGCAGTATTATCTGCGCGAATTCGTCGGCCGACCTACTCCGCTCTATCACGCGGAACGACTGACACGTGAGCTTGGCGGAGCGAAAATTTATTTGAAGCGCGAGGATTTGCTGCACACCGGCGCTCATAAGATCAACAATGCGATGGGCCAGATCCTTTTGGCCAAGCGCATGGGCAAGACACGGATTATTGCCGAGACCGGTGCGGGTCAGCATGGCGTCGCGACGGCCACGGTGAGCGCGATGTTCGGCATGAAGTGCGTCATTTACATGGGCGAAGTCGATTGCGAACGGCAGATGTTGAATGTGTTTCGCATGAAGATGCTGGGCGCAGAAGTGGTGCCGGTGAAAGCCGGTCAGCGCACTTTAAAGGAGGCCGTTAATGAGGCCATGCGCGACTGGGTGACCAACGTTCGCAACACGCATTATATTCTCGGCACGGCTTACGGAGCGCATCCCTATCCGTTGATGGTGCGTAATTTTCAACGTATTATCGGCGATGAAGCGCGGCGTCAGATTCTTGAGCAGGAAGAACGGTTGCCGGATTTGCTCGTGGCTTGCGTGGGCGGAGGCTCGAATGCAATCGGTTTGTTTTATCCTTTCCTCGAAGATAGCTCAGTGAAGATGGTCGGCGTGGAAGCGGGCGGACTGGGCATCGAGCCGGAGAAACACGCGGCGCGTTTCCAAGGCGGGTCGCTGGGCGTGTTGCAAGGCACGCGCTCTTATATTTTGCAGGATGAGCATGGCCAGATTCAATTGACTCACAGTGTTTCGGCGGGATTGGACTATGCGGCAGTGGGGCCGGAGCACGCGTGGTTGCGAGACCAAAAGCGTGTTGAATACAGCTATGCGACCGATGAGAAGGCGCTTGAAGCTTTCATGAAACTGGCGCGGTTGGAGGGAATCATTCCTGCGCTCGAGTCTTCGCACGCTATTGCCGAGGTCATCCAACGCGCGCCAAAAATGCGCAAGGATGAGATCATCATCGCGAACCTTTCAGGACGTGGCGACAAGGACGTGGCGCAGGTGGCGACGAAAGTTGGGTTGGAGATGCCCAAGTAA
- a CDS encoding tyrosine phosphatase family protein: protein MPYRISICGKQGVDSFSRQGVTHLLSIEDPSVPKDTPSWFSGPHEQVRFHDVESVREAEAMRAVAPTKEDVAAILNFGEVCYNASENGRVHLLIHCFAGACRSTAAAYALICQAMGPGCAREALEHVLSVRPEAFPNYLVVKHADLSLQRGGEMLQALGPLRSQFKKIVDEWAEDPDFAGEES from the coding sequence ATGCCGTATAGAATATCCATCTGCGGCAAACAAGGGGTGGATAGTTTTTCCAGGCAGGGCGTTACACATTTGCTTTCCATTGAAGATCCGTCGGTTCCCAAGGATACGCCATCGTGGTTTTCAGGTCCGCATGAACAGGTGCGGTTTCATGATGTGGAAAGTGTGCGGGAGGCAGAGGCGATGAGAGCTGTGGCCCCGACAAAGGAAGATGTGGCGGCCATTTTAAATTTTGGAGAGGTCTGCTACAATGCTTCGGAAAACGGGAGAGTGCATTTGCTGATTCATTGCTTTGCCGGAGCATGTCGTTCGACAGCGGCGGCCTATGCGCTCATTTGCCAGGCGATGGGGCCGGGCTGTGCGAGGGAAGCATTGGAGCACGTCCTGAGCGTGCGACCGGAGGCATTTCCGAATTACCTGGTGGTAAAGCATGCGGACCTATCGTTGCAACGAGGGGGAGAAATGCTTCAGGCATTGGGACCGTTGAGATCGCAATTTAAAAAGATAGTAGACGAATGGGCTGAGGATCCGGATTTTGCAGGGGAGGAGAGTTAG
- a CDS encoding M48 family metallopeptidase produces MTQLLWQIPALFLGAFALAFATNWLSLIPWRRTGSAHWTERARLLWPARVSATSNTLVIPAVLYLTLKLCYPQAAGAWFLLVVAALLGAILGTLSMNREIFAGYDSRRLLQHLAAFWVLHLGIWLFFLGGVALMPEEFGWVTLPIIIIILAFHFFWQYGLNLKFLRLVKLLKPATPRLVQIVQQTSSKMRVQVKEVWMLEGPMAQAYAFPTTNVLLFSNRLLELCDDAEVSSICAHELGHLTESKTTLAGRLLGSLAIFPWLLIKPAMNYLGFFGLVLIAVLMFVVLRFSRSLSLRMEKRADQIAKENELDDGAYAQALEKVYRENLLPAVNPTNKQTHPHLYDRLLAAGVTPDYPRPKAPAKQTRMGMVMAMGVGFLVAANFILPSLHGGKPLIANAPTSYTNSPPLQNPDPQPIRLLSF; encoded by the coding sequence ATGACTCAACTTCTTTGGCAGATACCAGCGCTATTTCTGGGGGCTTTTGCTCTGGCGTTCGCCACGAACTGGCTGTCCCTGATACCCTGGCGCCGCACCGGCTCTGCACATTGGACAGAACGGGCAAGGTTGCTCTGGCCAGCTCGCGTTTCAGCGACATCCAATACTCTGGTCATTCCCGCGGTACTTTATCTGACCCTTAAGCTCTGTTATCCGCAAGCAGCCGGCGCTTGGTTTCTCCTGGTCGTCGCGGCCCTGTTGGGGGCCATCCTGGGCACGCTTTCCATGAATCGGGAAATATTTGCAGGCTATGATTCTCGCAGGCTGCTGCAGCATCTGGCTGCATTTTGGGTGTTGCACTTGGGCATCTGGCTGTTTTTTCTGGGAGGCGTTGCATTAATGCCTGAGGAATTTGGCTGGGTTACCTTGCCGATTATCATCATCATTCTCGCCTTTCATTTCTTCTGGCAGTACGGGCTCAATTTAAAATTCCTTCGGCTGGTAAAACTCTTGAAGCCGGCCACTCCCCGGCTGGTCCAAATTGTTCAGCAAACATCCTCCAAAATGCGGGTTCAGGTAAAAGAGGTCTGGATGCTCGAAGGTCCAATGGCACAGGCCTACGCGTTTCCAACGACAAATGTTCTCTTATTTAGCAACCGGTTGCTTGAGCTCTGCGATGACGCTGAAGTTTCCTCGATTTGCGCCCATGAGCTGGGACATCTGACCGAATCCAAAACCACTCTCGCTGGCCGACTTCTTGGCTCACTGGCGATTTTTCCCTGGCTCCTTATCAAACCGGCCATGAATTATCTGGGATTTTTTGGCCTGGTGCTGATTGCGGTGTTGATGTTTGTCGTATTGCGATTTTCCCGATCGCTTTCGTTACGCATGGAGAAGCGCGCCGACCAAATTGCCAAGGAAAACGAGCTCGACGATGGTGCTTATGCGCAGGCATTGGAAAAGGTTTATCGTGAAAACCTTTTACCCGCAGTCAATCCCACAAATAAACAGACTCACCCGCATCTCTACGACCGTCTGCTCGCAGCCGGAGTTACCCCTGATTATCCGCGACCGAAGGCTCCAGCCAAACAAACACGGATGGGTATGGTAATGGCAATGGGAGTCGGATTCCTGGTTGCCGCAAACTTCATCCTGCCGTCGCTGCATGGCGGGAAGCCCCTCATTGCAAATGCTCCGACAAGTTACACTAACTCTCCTCCCCTGCAAAATCCGGATCCTCAGCCCATTCGTCTACTATCTTTTTAA
- a CDS encoding sensor histidine kinase, producing MKRTATRDLRLIWILCLLAGSFLVTAIGNAQTNLNVSKPVRLSEAEKAWLRQHPVVYWGVDPHWPPFSSFDRQGRASGINVEMVELIAKRAGLNIKLVQTPAWSETLRKADTREIDFIGGIARTEERERLHGLKFTEAYCSFPTAIITRENTPFFTPLEELIKSLRIALPRNYATTEELLRDYSGARAVLTDTEEESMLAVAGNKADATVLNLASASYIVHMRGLANLKISGFTDPEFYLRLAVRNDMPELHSILEKGLATIDKREAEAIYAKYILPGTLEEINWRTWRRRVIYFILIGGAALVGALLWNRKLAGEIRRREAAEIDLRRVRDQLEKHTRELDRHATEMQGLNERLVSANKDLESFSSSVSHDLKSPLRRLRSFVDLLQEDAGDTLNAEGRECLAIINHEARRMGQLIEDLLAFSRVGRSEMHLAPVNLEQLVNEVVRDVQLETKGREIIWQIEPLPEVRGDRALLRQAVVNLIDNAVKFTRGRSPARINFGVLPAKPDDKEVTFYIRDNGSGFDMNYAYAIFEAFQRLHSQEEFEGTGIGLANVQRIIQRHGGRVWAEGEVNKGATFYFTLPRKMS from the coding sequence ATGAAAAGGACAGCAACCCGAGACTTGCGGCTTATCTGGATTCTTTGTTTATTGGCGGGGAGCTTCCTGGTAACGGCAATTGGCAATGCACAAACCAATCTGAATGTTTCAAAGCCGGTAAGGTTGAGCGAAGCTGAGAAAGCGTGGTTGCGGCAACACCCGGTGGTGTATTGGGGAGTCGATCCCCATTGGCCTCCATTTTCGAGCTTTGACAGGCAGGGACGAGCCTCGGGCATCAATGTGGAAATGGTTGAGCTCATCGCGAAGCGGGCGGGATTGAACATCAAGCTGGTGCAGACGCCTGCGTGGTCTGAAACACTTCGCAAAGCTGACACGCGTGAGATTGATTTTATAGGCGGAATTGCACGCACCGAAGAACGGGAGCGGCTGCACGGTTTAAAATTTACCGAAGCCTATTGTTCATTCCCGACAGCCATCATCACTCGCGAGAATACGCCGTTTTTTACCCCACTTGAGGAACTCATCAAGTCGCTGCGAATTGCCCTGCCACGGAATTATGCCACCACGGAAGAGCTCCTGCGGGATTATTCTGGAGCGCGGGCGGTGCTCACAGATACCGAGGAAGAAAGCATGTTGGCCGTAGCCGGTAACAAGGCTGACGCCACCGTGCTGAACCTTGCCAGTGCCAGCTACATCGTGCATATGCGCGGGCTGGCCAATCTGAAGATCTCCGGTTTCACCGACCCTGAATTTTATCTGAGACTGGCAGTGCGCAACGATATGCCGGAACTTCATTCCATCCTGGAGAAAGGCCTGGCCACGATCGACAAGCGGGAAGCAGAAGCGATATATGCCAAGTATATTCTACCGGGAACGCTGGAGGAAATTAACTGGAGGACATGGCGTCGCCGGGTGATATATTTCATTTTAATTGGGGGGGCCGCACTGGTGGGGGCTCTGCTTTGGAACCGAAAACTGGCTGGTGAAATTCGCCGACGCGAGGCGGCAGAAATAGACTTGCGCCGGGTGCGAGACCAACTGGAGAAACATACCCGGGAACTCGATCGTCACGCCACTGAGATGCAGGGATTGAATGAGCGGTTGGTCAGCGCGAACAAGGATTTGGAGTCGTTCTCTTCTTCAGTATCACACGATCTCAAGTCGCCACTGCGACGGCTCCGGAGCTTTGTTGATTTGTTGCAGGAGGACGCTGGTGATACGCTCAACGCCGAAGGTCGGGAGTGCCTGGCCATTATCAACCATGAGGCGCGTCGAATGGGGCAGTTGATCGAGGATCTGCTGGCCTTTTCGCGAGTCGGCCGTTCGGAAATGCACCTGGCACCTGTAAACCTTGAGCAATTGGTGAACGAGGTGGTTCGCGATGTCCAGCTTGAAACCAAAGGGCGGGAAATCATCTGGCAGATTGAGCCTCTGCCTGAAGTGCGGGGAGACCGTGCGTTATTGCGTCAGGCTGTCGTAAATCTGATTGATAACGCCGTCAAGTTCACTCGCGGCCGCAGTCCGGCAAGGATCAACTTTGGTGTCCTGCCGGCTAAACCCGATGACAAAGAGGTGACGTTCTATATCCGGGACAACGGTTCGGGGTTCGATATGAATTATGCCTACGCCATATTCGAAGCTTTCCAAAGGCTGCATAGTCAGGAGGAATTTGAGGGCACGGGCATCGGGCTGGCCAATGTTCAGCGTATTATTCAGCGGCACGGAGGGCGTGTTTGGGCCGAGGGCGAGGTCAATAAAGGGGCGACCTTTTACTTTACCCTGCCTCGAAAGATGTCGTAG